The Chryseolinea soli genome contains a region encoding:
- a CDS encoding aldo/keto reductase: MSLDHLRKKIAIGTVQLGLSYGINNQTGKPSQDVAFDILRKASDYRIHMLDSAEAYGDSLQVIAAFLKSGHHSSFDIISKFIGDGTALSGKVEATLEALGIPSLYAYMFHRFEDYRSGKYRDELLSLQKTGNVRKLGVSLYGTHELEAVVNDAEIGVIQLPLNPLANTAETIRLVKEAKAKGKEIHVRSVFLQGLLFKDPDELTGNLKGLYEPLKTFHKILKDYNLGVRQACLNYALHQPWIDYVIIGVETKEQLEQNIEAITPHFSQALAQELESIFVPDLSLLNPSTWKP, translated from the coding sequence GTGAGCCTCGATCATCTCAGGAAGAAGATAGCCATTGGGACCGTACAATTAGGCCTTTCCTACGGTATTAATAACCAAACCGGAAAGCCTTCTCAGGATGTAGCCTTCGACATTTTGCGAAAAGCTTCGGACTATCGCATCCACATGCTGGATTCGGCCGAAGCCTATGGCGACTCCCTGCAGGTGATTGCCGCGTTCCTGAAGTCGGGTCATCACAGTTCGTTCGACATCATCAGTAAATTTATAGGAGATGGAACAGCCTTGTCCGGTAAGGTCGAAGCGACGCTGGAAGCGTTGGGCATCCCTTCGCTGTATGCCTACATGTTCCATCGATTCGAAGACTACCGCTCGGGTAAATACCGCGATGAATTGCTGAGCTTGCAAAAGACAGGCAACGTCCGCAAGCTTGGCGTCTCTTTATATGGCACACACGAATTGGAAGCCGTGGTGAACGATGCGGAGATCGGGGTCATTCAACTTCCCCTGAATCCCCTGGCCAATACTGCCGAAACGATCCGCCTGGTGAAGGAAGCCAAGGCGAAAGGCAAGGAAATTCACGTGCGTTCGGTCTTTCTGCAGGGATTGCTATTCAAAGACCCCGATGAATTGACCGGAAACCTGAAGGGGCTTTACGAACCGCTAAAAACCTTTCATAAAATTCTCAAGGATTACAACCTCGGGGTAAGGCAAGCGTGTCTAAATTACGCTTTGCACCAACCCTGGATTGATTATGTGATTATTGGTGTAGAAACAAAAGAGCAGTTGGAGCAAAACATCGAAGCCATTACGCCCCATTTTTCACAAGCCCTGGCGCAGGAGTTGGAGTCCATTTTTGTGCCCGACCTGTCTTTGTTGAATCCCTCCACCTGGAAACCCTAA
- the pseC gene encoding UDP-4-amino-4,6-dideoxy-N-acetyl-beta-L-altrosamine transaminase → MKVIPYGRQDITQQDIDAVIKALTSDFLTQGPTILEFEKKFADYVGAKYAVAVANGTAALHLSTMALKVNSQSKVITTPITFAATANCVRYCDGEVVFADISPETVVLDVDKVAALLKASPKGTYQGIIPVDFAGYPVNMEKFRALADEYGLWIIEDACHAPGAYFTDSKGQQQWCGNGVFADLTVFSFHPVKHIACGEGGMITTNNKELYDKLMVLRTHGIHRDPAHLNENHGGWYYEMKELGYNYRLTDIQSALGISQLANANERMKRRRAIAERYDRAFAKAGIALAAPGKGIGHAYHLYIIQVNNRKALYDKLREKGIYAQVHYVPVHTMPYYQGLGYKKGSMPVAEAYYDKCLSLPMYPTLTDEEQEYVISVILANPQ, encoded by the coding sequence ATGAAAGTTATTCCATACGGCCGACAAGACATTACCCAACAAGACATCGATGCGGTGATAAAAGCACTGACCTCTGATTTTCTTACGCAGGGTCCCACCATATTGGAATTCGAAAAAAAATTTGCTGACTATGTCGGCGCCAAATATGCCGTTGCCGTAGCCAACGGTACGGCGGCCCTGCACCTGAGCACGATGGCGCTCAAGGTGAATAGCCAGTCAAAAGTGATCACGACCCCCATCACCTTCGCGGCCACGGCCAACTGCGTGCGGTATTGTGATGGCGAAGTTGTGTTTGCAGACATTTCCCCGGAAACGGTTGTACTCGACGTCGATAAAGTTGCCGCCCTCCTCAAGGCCTCACCAAAAGGTACGTATCAGGGGATCATCCCGGTTGACTTTGCCGGCTACCCGGTGAACATGGAAAAGTTCCGGGCCCTGGCCGACGAATACGGACTTTGGATCATCGAAGACGCCTGTCACGCGCCCGGTGCCTATTTCACCGACAGCAAAGGACAACAACAATGGTGTGGCAACGGCGTGTTCGCCGACCTCACCGTGTTCTCATTCCATCCCGTGAAGCACATTGCTTGTGGTGAAGGCGGGATGATCACGACGAACAATAAAGAATTGTACGACAAGCTCATGGTGCTGCGCACGCACGGCATCCATCGCGATCCGGCCCACCTGAACGAAAATCATGGAGGTTGGTACTATGAAATGAAAGAGCTCGGCTACAACTACCGGCTCACCGACATTCAAAGCGCGTTGGGCATCTCGCAACTGGCAAACGCCAACGAAAGAATGAAACGCCGCCGCGCGATTGCCGAACGGTATGACCGGGCATTTGCCAAGGCAGGTATTGCACTTGCCGCTCCAGGGAAAGGCATTGGCCATGCTTACCATTTGTACATCATTCAAGTGAACAACCGGAAGGCCTTGTACGACAAGCTTCGCGAGAAAGGAATCTACGCCCAGGTGCACTATGTTCCCGTGCACACCATGCCTTACTACCAAGGGCTGGGCTATAAAAAAGGAAGCATGCCCGTTGCAGAAGCGTACTACGACAAGTGCCTGAGCTTGCCCATGTACCCAACCCTTACGGATGAAGAACAAGAGTACGTGATTAGCGTTATATTGGCTAACCCCCAATAG
- a CDS encoding class I SAM-dependent methyltransferase translates to MRIRNQKDAFLKYEADNYFARNRNAKYKGETDVVLKMLQEYSVQPNRVLEIGCNSGYRLDAISTLLQCPDVTGIDPSKQAIDLGRSKYPHIHFIHGTADDMSSLRAASFDLIIIGFVLYVVDRDILFKVVEETDRLLMDGGLLVIVDFFSEKPVRNPYQHIQEIEAFAYKQNYDEMFTSSRLYHVIDKRSMDHTSKDYDASNDFYNKYAMTTLKKDLAAGYR, encoded by the coding sequence ATGAGAATCAGGAATCAGAAGGATGCTTTTTTGAAGTACGAAGCCGACAACTATTTCGCGCGTAATAGAAATGCGAAGTATAAGGGCGAGACTGACGTTGTCTTAAAAATGCTGCAAGAATACAGCGTGCAGCCCAACCGTGTGTTGGAAATAGGATGCAACTCCGGCTATCGCCTCGATGCCATCTCCACGCTGTTACAGTGCCCCGACGTTACCGGGATCGACCCCTCGAAGCAAGCCATTGACCTCGGGCGGAGCAAATATCCTCACATTCATTTTATTCACGGAACAGCTGATGACATGTCGTCGCTGCGGGCAGCTTCGTTCGATCTGATCATCATTGGATTTGTTTTATATGTAGTCGATCGCGACATTCTTTTTAAAGTGGTGGAGGAAACCGATCGCTTGTTGATGGATGGCGGACTTTTGGTCATCGTCGACTTCTTTTCCGAAAAGCCGGTGCGCAACCCCTATCAGCACATCCAGGAAATTGAGGCCTTTGCCTACAAGCAAAACTATGATGAGATGTTCACGTCATCGAGGCTCTATCACGTGATCGATAAACGGAGCATGGATCACACGAGCAAAGACTATGACGCATCGAATGATTTTTACAATAAGTATGCGATGACAACTTTGAAGAAGGATCTTGCTGCCGGGTACCGGTAG
- a CDS encoding cytidylyltransferase domain-containing protein, whose protein sequence is MKIVAITQARMGSTRLPGKILMQIQNQTLLELHVRRIQKSQKINELLVATTVDAEDEKTLGIAGKLGVPAYRGSVQDVLDRFYQALQGKSADYVVRLTSDCPLIDGQLIDKVIQFVIDRNLDYGSNTLNPTYPDGQDIEVFKYQAIEKAWKEANLLSEREHVTPYIWKNSSYKGGHLFASDNFEEGYSFGHLRMTVDEQKDFDVINALITGLGADGSWLDYARYLEQHKDVKSLNEAIGRNEGYSKTLKKDK, encoded by the coding sequence ATGAAAATTGTCGCCATTACACAAGCACGCATGGGATCGACCCGTCTTCCGGGAAAAATTCTGATGCAGATACAAAATCAAACGTTGTTGGAACTGCATGTCCGGAGAATCCAAAAGTCACAAAAAATAAATGAGTTGCTGGTGGCAACTACCGTGGATGCTGAGGATGAAAAGACCCTGGGAATTGCCGGTAAATTAGGTGTGCCGGCCTATCGCGGATCGGTGCAGGATGTGTTGGATCGATTTTATCAGGCGCTGCAAGGAAAGTCTGCCGACTACGTGGTGCGACTGACTTCGGATTGTCCGTTGATCGATGGCCAACTGATCGACAAAGTAATTCAATTTGTCATCGACCGGAACCTCGACTACGGTTCCAATACGTTGAACCCCACGTATCCCGACGGCCAGGACATCGAGGTATTTAAATATCAGGCCATCGAAAAGGCATGGAAAGAGGCCAACTTGCTCTCGGAGCGGGAACACGTGACACCCTATATCTGGAAAAACTCCAGCTACAAAGGAGGTCACCTCTTTGCATCCGACAATTTTGAAGAAGGCTATTCGTTCGGACACCTGAGAATGACGGTCGATGAGCAAAAGGACTTTGATGTGATCAACGCCCTGATTACCGGGCTTGGCGCAGACGGCAGCTGGCTGGACTATGCGCGCTACCTGGAGCAGCACAAAGACGTGAAGTCACTCAACGAAGCCATTGGCCGCAACGAAGGCTACAGCAAGACATTGAAAAAAGATAAATAA
- a CDS encoding aminotransferase class III-fold pyridoxal phosphate-dependent enzyme yields MSTRYKKSEEYLERALKTVPLGSQTFSKSKTQLPIGVSPFFAETAKGAYLYDVDGNQYIDFVNSLCSVTLGYNDPDVTNAVAEQLQKGIIYSLSHELEFKVAEKIVEIVPCAEMVRFGKNGSDATAGAIRLARAYTQRDHVLVCGYHGWQDWYIGSTTRDQGVPKDVKNLTHKFFYNDIASLETKLNELKGKVAAVILEPVNVAAPENNFLEKVKELTHKHGALLVFDETITGFRYANGGAQEFFNVIPDLATFGKGLANGYPVSAVAGRADIMKLMEEIFFSFTFGGETLSLAAAYATMNKLQREPVIAKLFNTGEKVIQEVNAAINDAGLQSIFSVAGYPVWSFFMIKDTPQYNSWEFKTLLLQEMFQNGIFTIGTHNISYAHEPEHVQKLAQTYRGYFKKVQEAIEKNNLRSMLHCEPLKPLFKVR; encoded by the coding sequence ATGAGCACCCGCTATAAAAAATCCGAAGAATACCTGGAACGTGCGTTGAAGACCGTGCCCCTGGGGTCGCAAACGTTTAGCAAAAGCAAAACACAACTTCCCATCGGCGTGTCGCCTTTCTTTGCCGAAACCGCAAAGGGTGCCTATCTCTACGACGTCGATGGAAACCAGTATATCGACTTTGTGAACAGCCTCTGCTCGGTAACGTTGGGGTACAACGATCCCGATGTCACAAACGCTGTGGCCGAACAATTGCAAAAGGGTATCATCTACTCACTGTCGCACGAACTTGAATTCAAGGTGGCGGAGAAAATTGTCGAGATCGTTCCTTGTGCAGAGATGGTGCGCTTTGGAAAAAACGGGTCCGATGCCACCGCCGGCGCCATTCGTCTGGCCCGCGCCTATACGCAACGCGATCACGTGCTGGTGTGTGGCTATCACGGCTGGCAGGATTGGTACATCGGTTCCACCACACGCGACCAGGGCGTGCCGAAGGACGTAAAGAACCTCACGCACAAATTCTTCTACAACGATATTGCATCGCTCGAAACAAAATTGAACGAGCTAAAAGGCAAAGTGGCCGCCGTGATCCTGGAGCCCGTGAACGTAGCGGCCCCCGAAAATAACTTCCTCGAAAAAGTAAAAGAACTTACCCATAAGCACGGTGCGCTGTTGGTCTTCGACGAAACCATCACCGGGTTTCGCTATGCTAATGGCGGTGCCCAGGAATTTTTTAACGTGATCCCCGACCTGGCCACGTTTGGAAAAGGACTTGCCAACGGCTATCCCGTTTCCGCCGTCGCCGGCCGGGCAGACATCATGAAACTGATGGAAGAGATCTTCTTCTCGTTCACCTTTGGTGGCGAAACCTTATCGCTGGCGGCGGCCTATGCCACCATGAACAAACTCCAGCGTGAACCGGTCATTGCAAAACTTTTTAACACCGGAGAGAAAGTGATCCAGGAAGTGAACGCAGCGATCAACGACGCCGGTCTTCAATCGATCTTCAGTGTGGCCGGATACCCGGTGTGGTCATTCTTTATGATCAAAGACACTCCCCAATACAATTCGTGGGAGTTCAAAACCTTGTTGCTGCAGGAGATGTTCCAAAACGGGATCTTCACCATCGGTACGCACAACATCAGCTATGCCCATGAACCCGAGCACGTGCAAAAACTGGCGCAGACCTATCGCGGCTACTTCAAGAAAGTGCAGGAGGCCATCGAAAAAAATAATCTTCGCAGCATGCTCCACTGCGAGCCCTTAAAGCCATTGTTCAAAGTGCGATAA
- the pseG gene encoding UDP-2,4-diacetamido-2,4,6-trideoxy-beta-L-altropyranose hydrolase, whose translation MKTRVYLRADGNAKMGLGHIHRSLALAEMLRDDFECHFVIHTPLPGLRELILKSCASIIDLGDLSQEEELKYLLDLFRPEDVIVLDGYAFKTEYQQRLKNKGHVLVCIDDLQSYHFVADVVINPAGGVDLFRYSGEAYTKFLCGPTYALLKPPYLEAARKRGARTGKPSLLICMGGADPDNHTLATLKENVGQGFDTVYVIIGEAYVHKKELYESVNAFQQKIEVLNNLDPRAMAAIMKECAVAICSASGVAYEYASVGGELYIKQTATNQTLLYRYLIDAGLAFPVGEFRADEARVKAADQQQSRVFDGHSGSRILKVFNRLDFGLNAALRKATGDDLLKVFEWANDPELRRQSFSTQAVSLENHTKWFTGKLADPATELYIVEYKHLPVAQVRFDVKLEATIISYSIDARYRGRGWGQPVLQLALDAFQKTHRGTKNIVGYVKMNNIGSTKVFQNLGFAQRETNDYPESYKFELNAS comes from the coding sequence GTGAAAACACGGGTCTACTTACGTGCCGATGGTAATGCGAAAATGGGCTTGGGCCACATTCACCGTTCGTTGGCATTGGCGGAAATGCTACGCGACGACTTTGAATGTCATTTCGTGATCCACACGCCCTTGCCCGGCCTTCGTGAGTTGATCTTAAAAAGTTGTGCGAGCATTATTGACCTTGGCGATCTTTCGCAAGAGGAGGAGTTGAAATACCTCCTTGACCTTTTCAGGCCGGAGGATGTGATCGTGCTGGATGGCTATGCTTTCAAAACCGAATATCAGCAACGGCTGAAAAACAAAGGGCATGTGCTCGTCTGCATCGACGACCTTCAGTCCTATCATTTTGTAGCCGATGTCGTGATCAACCCGGCGGGTGGAGTAGATCTTTTCCGGTACTCCGGGGAGGCCTACACAAAATTTCTCTGTGGTCCCACCTATGCCTTGCTAAAACCTCCCTACCTGGAAGCCGCCCGAAAACGCGGCGCCAGAACCGGAAAGCCGTCGTTGCTGATTTGTATGGGAGGTGCCGATCCCGATAACCATACACTGGCCACGCTCAAGGAGAATGTCGGCCAGGGGTTCGATACCGTGTATGTCATCATCGGGGAGGCCTACGTGCACAAGAAGGAACTTTATGAAAGCGTAAACGCGTTTCAGCAAAAGATTGAAGTATTGAATAACCTGGACCCGCGGGCGATGGCAGCCATCATGAAGGAATGTGCCGTGGCCATTTGTTCTGCCAGCGGGGTGGCCTATGAATACGCAAGCGTTGGCGGAGAGCTATACATAAAGCAGACAGCAACCAATCAAACCCTGTTGTACCGGTACCTGATCGATGCCGGTTTGGCCTTTCCTGTCGGGGAATTCAGGGCGGATGAAGCCCGTGTGAAGGCAGCCGATCAACAGCAATCGCGGGTGTTCGATGGCCATTCGGGATCCAGGATTTTAAAGGTGTTTAATCGCCTCGACTTCGGGCTCAACGCCGCGCTGCGAAAAGCTACAGGCGATGATTTGCTAAAAGTCTTTGAATGGGCAAACGATCCCGAGTTGCGCCGGCAATCCTTTAGTACACAAGCTGTATCTTTGGAAAACCACACGAAGTGGTTCACCGGGAAGTTGGCCGACCCTGCGACGGAACTGTATATCGTGGAGTATAAGCATCTCCCCGTAGCACAAGTCCGGTTCGATGTCAAGCTCGAAGCCACCATCATCAGCTATTCGATCGATGCGCGGTACCGGGGCAGAGGATGGGGACAGCCCGTATTGCAATTAGCCCTGGATGCCTTTCAAAAAACACATCGGGGGACTAAAAATATTGTGGGCTATGTAAAGATGAACAATATAGGGTCGACAAAAGTGTTTCAAAACCTGGGGTTTGCCCAGCGGGAAACAAACGACTATCCTGAATCATATAAATTTGAATTAAACGCATCATGA